The stretch of DNA GACTTACATCAGGCATGCGATAAATGAAGGGTTTTTGCACAAGAGGGTAGACAACCACTGGAGGAAAACGCCGGAGTTCCAGGAACTGGAGATAGTGCTGGTAAAAGAGGACGCAACGCAGTTGGCGATGCTGCTGGCGAAAGAGGTGGACATTATCCCGCTGGTGCGGACCAACCGCGCCACTGTGGAGGCGGCGGGGATGAAGACGGTGAAGGGGCCGCTGCCCAGCGTTCACATGGCGCTGGGGATCATTTACTACCGGCCGGAGGCATACTGCGTAGACGGGAAGCCGCCCACCGGAGGGTCGCCGTGCGGGCCGTCTAAGGGGCATGACGTCAACGACCCGATGAGGAACGTGACGGTCAGAACGGCCTTAAATCACGCTGTGGACAGGCAGACTATAAACCAGGCCTTCCTTCAGGGAACGGGCTTTCCGCTGGTGGACTATTTCCCGCCATGGCGGGCGGACTGGCGGGACCAGTGGGCGCCGCACCCCGGGCCTGAGGGCAAGACCGGCGCGGCCGGCGGCTGGCCCTACGATTACAACCCCACCAAGGCCAAGCAGCTCCTCACGCGGGCCGGATATCCCAACGGATTCAACACCGTCCTCAACTGCTTGCGGGTGCATACGGTGATTCCGGAGTGGCCGGACATTTGCGAGAAGCTGGTGCAGGACTTCAAGGCGGTGGGCGTAACGGTGAAATTGGAGATGGAGCAAGCCTTCGGCACCTTCCAGCGCAAGGCGGTGGCCCGGGACAGGGCCAACTGGATGTGGTCATCCTCGCCCTCCTGGGGATCGCACCCGTGCGAGAACGTAACATTCTCTGCGATATGGGAGCTGGGCAACGGCTATCGAGAGTTTGAGGAGGCCTCCGAGTTCTACAAGAAGTGCGGTGAGACAAGGGACATTGAGGTAAGAAACCAGCTTACCAGGGAGTTTGGCGATGTCTGGTATCAGAACGCCTTCAGCATTCCTTTGCTGCACGTCTTCGCCGAGGTGGCCTACAATCCGAACACGGTAGCCGAATACCGCGTTCACATGGCGCACATGGGGCCGGTGAGGTTCCACGAGTTCACAAAGGCGATGTATAAGTAGCCCTGGAGCGATACACCAGAAGAAGGCCCTCCCAGATCTGGGAGGGCCTTCTCTTTTCTTTCGGCGGCGGCGCATTTAAGATAGCGGCGTCGAAATTAGAGGCAGGAGGGCGCGATGCCGTACCTAGTAAGCCATGACCAGGTGCCGCTTTACTATGAGGACCACGGCCCGAGGAAGAACTCGGCCATATTTCTTATTCACGGGGAGCCGTTCAACACCAAGTTCTGGGTAAAGAACATACCGGAGATGTCGAAGCAGTACCGGACTGTGTCGATAGACGTGAGGGGGAGAGGGGAGTCGGGGAAGACGGACGACGGGCAGACGCTGGCGGAGATGGCGCGGGATTTTCGCTTTTTCTTGGAGCAATTGAATCTGCAGAAGGTGGTGGCGGTGGGATGGTCCATGGGAAGCGCGATTATTTGGGACTACATCAAGCAGTTCGGCGAGGACAGGATTGCGGGTTTTGTGGACGTGGACCAGAGGCCATATCGATTTACGGGGCTCGAGAACTTGCAGGCGCGGCTGGAGGTGATAAAGTCCGGGCGGCTGGCGTACCACATCAAGGGGGTGAAGGAGTATTTTGGGCCGGAGACAATGGGAGACCAGGAGACGGTGAACTGGATGGCCTACGAGTGCATGAAGACGCCGACGACGATACATCGCGCGGCGGCGATTGAGAGTTTTTTGAATGATTACAGGCCGGTGCTGGGGACGATGAAGGCGCCGTCGCTGATTATGTGGGCAAAGTATGGAGGGGTGGATAAGGAGTGCGCGGAGTTGCTGCATAACGGGATAAAGAAGTCGAGGCTGGTGTTTTTCGAGAAGAGCGGACATTTGCTGCCGTGGACGGAGGCGGAGAAGTTCAATCGGGAGATTATGGGGCTGGCGAAGGAGGTTTTGGGATAGGGAAAGGGGGCAGCCCCTACCTAACCTTCCACCGCTAAGCGGTAGAAGGAATGAAAGCAACGAGGGGTTATTCTAATACTCGCATTGTGTATATAAGCCTCACCCCTCTTCTATTCTCCCCCATCGAAGGGGAGACGAGGCAACTGGCGGAGCGTGGTTGTAATGCACGTCTCATAGTACCAAGTGTCTACACCGCATTCTAACCTTCTCCTCCTTCAGCTACCCTCAGGACAAGCTTCAGGGGAGAAGGGATTTTTCGGGCGGTTAGCGGTACTTGTAAAAGCAGGGCGTACAAAGAGGTTTGGCGTGAGTAGTGGGGAACAAAGTGCCACATGCGTGGCAGAACTCCTCGATGTAATCCTCATTCTCATACTCCGACCAACTGTCAAAACAGCTCTCACAGAGCGGTCTAGCACGATCAAAGGGAATTGATCTTTTGCAACGAATACACATGCCTCTGTCTGAAATAACATTAGAAACGGTTCTAGTAACTTGCTGAATGAAGTTGGGGACGGCGCTTCCGCCAACTTGCCTGGACAATTTCATCAGCCGATTCTCGACATAGTCTCGTATTTCACGTTCCGTTTGCTCATCTCTTATAGCTAGAGCGATCTCTTTAGAGTTCTGTGTAGAGTAGTTAGTGAAATTCATTGAGCTTACGAGTACATCATTCTCGTTTAGGTAAATTTTGGCATGCAAACGATCAACTGCGAGGACTTTAATCCCAGATTGTGAGAGTTCTATCACCTGAGGACTTTCAATGATTTTGGGCTCATTGCGAACAATTACAGTGACTTTCACTTTGTTTTTGAGGGCTAAAACTAGGTCATCTACTGCGTGTCCCCAATACTCAAAGTACGGGGATACGATGGTCACTGATTTTTTTGCTTGCCTGATGATATTAAGTACCTGAGAGGCTACTTCGTCGTCTGTGAAGACGGCCTTGACATATGGTGCCATGGAACCTCCCTTCAACAGGTGGTTGGCGGTGAGTATAATTCGGCACCTGTGGTGTGTCTATGAAAAATTGCCTGAGGGAGATTAGAAATGGCAGGAATTGATTTGAAGGAGGCGACGATTGCGGGGGTTAGCGAGCTGATTAAGGCTAAGAAGGTGTCGCCGGTGGAGGTTACGGAGGCGACGCTGCGTCGCATAGAGAAGTTGAACCCGATACTGAAGTGTTTCACGACGGTGACGGGCGAGTATGCGATGTCGAAGGCAAAGGAGGCGGAGAAGGAGGTGATGGCGGGGAGGTATAAGGGGCCGCTGCACGGGATACCATACACGCTGAAGGACTTAATCGATACAAAGGGGATAA from SAR202 cluster bacterium encodes:
- a CDS encoding ABC transporter substrate-binding protein, whose translation is MIGNRKVCIPTPIFTLVIIALLAILAAACGDEATPTATGAPQATNTPTTAPTATAASVATATPTARPAATATATATRAPTSTPTAVPKVLVQPRLRVAVPAPAEQVTMPHPTSQVSEKLMPIYEHLIGKHPLTYAEGPQLAESWSVAADGRTWTWNLRQGIPFYNKEGRPTSFTFSAKDVVLTWDLLNGQEGSVKTTKARTPGVWHARLGGPELWEVAGTHKIVNHLPRVNLDMTYYFSDHWETGIVSKDHWDAVGGEDGYSANPIGNGPWTYIRHAINEGFLHKRVDNHWRKTPEFQELEIVLVKEDATQLAMLLAKEVDIIPLVRTNRATVEAAGMKTVKGPLPSVHMALGIIYYRPEAYCVDGKPPTGGSPCGPSKGHDVNDPMRNVTVRTALNHAVDRQTINQAFLQGTGFPLVDYFPPWRADWRDQWAPHPGPEGKTGAAGGWPYDYNPTKAKQLLTRAGYPNGFNTVLNCLRVHTVIPEWPDICEKLVQDFKAVGVTVKLEMEQAFGTFQRKAVARDRANWMWSSSPSWGSHPCENVTFSAIWELGNGYREFEEASEFYKKCGETRDIEVRNQLTREFGDVWYQNAFSIPLLHVFAEVAYNPNTVAEYRVHMAHMGPVRFHEFTKAMYK
- a CDS encoding alpha/beta hydrolase; protein product: MPYLVSHDQVPLYYEDHGPRKNSAIFLIHGEPFNTKFWVKNIPEMSKQYRTVSIDVRGRGESGKTDDGQTLAEMARDFRFFLEQLNLQKVVAVGWSMGSAIIWDYIKQFGEDRIAGFVDVDQRPYRFTGLENLQARLEVIKSGRLAYHIKGVKEYFGPETMGDQETVNWMAYECMKTPTTIHRAAAIESFLNDYRPVLGTMKAPSLIMWAKYGGVDKECAELLHNGIKKSRLVFFEKSGHLLPWTEAEKFNREIMGLAKEVLG